In Campylobacter suis, the following proteins share a genomic window:
- the rny gene encoding ribonuclease Y, which produces MIEVLVGLGAGVAGVGAGYLYAKKINDANYNIFLEQAKAKAKAIEHEAELILKNSKISVQEAEFEAKKKYDEKTTKLQRDYTQKFDELSKKESTLQTEQEILHESKLALESERNNAKSTYEEGLNLKTTYQNKMNEALKVLEHAAGLTQEEAREIVLKKVEEASRADIAHIVRKHEEEAKRDIKKRVNYILAQATSRFAGEFATERLINVVNIKNDELKGRIIGKEGRNIKTLEMVLGVDIIIDDTPNAIILSSFNLYRRAIATRVIELLVEDGRIQPARIEELHKKVTEEFEQSVQEEGENIVIDLGLNKIHPEIVKLIGKLKFRASYGQNALAHSLEVAHLAGIIAAETGGDEKLAKRAGILHDIGKALTHEFEGSHVDLGAEVCKRYKEHAVVINAIYAHHGHEEATSVESAAVCAADALSAARPGARREVLESFLKRVEEIENIAKTKNGIKQAYAINAGREIRVIANAKLINDDEAVLVAKEIAQEIEAKVQYPGEIKVNVIRETRAIDFAK; this is translated from the coding sequence ATGATAGAAGTTTTAGTCGGCTTAGGAGCCGGTGTGGCGGGAGTTGGCGCAGGTTATCTGTATGCAAAAAAGATAAACGATGCAAACTATAATATATTTTTAGAACAAGCAAAGGCAAAGGCAAAGGCTATCGAGCACGAGGCTGAGCTTATTTTGAAAAACTCAAAAATTTCAGTCCAAGAAGCAGAATTTGAAGCTAAAAAAAAGTATGATGAAAAAACTACAAAACTGCAGCGTGACTATACTCAAAAATTTGACGAGCTAAGCAAAAAAGAGAGTACTTTACAAACTGAACAAGAAATTTTACACGAAAGCAAACTAGCGCTTGAAAGCGAGCGAAATAATGCTAAATCAACATACGAAGAAGGATTAAATCTAAAAACAACTTATCAAAATAAAATGAACGAAGCCTTAAAAGTACTTGAACACGCAGCTGGCTTAACTCAAGAAGAGGCCAGGGAGATAGTCTTAAAAAAGGTTGAAGAAGCTAGTCGTGCAGACATAGCTCATATAGTTAGAAAGCACGAAGAAGAGGCAAAAAGAGATATAAAAAAGAGAGTAAATTATATCCTAGCACAGGCTACTTCGAGATTTGCTGGAGAATTTGCAACTGAGCGACTTATAAATGTTGTTAATATCAAAAACGATGAGCTAAAGGGTCGTATCATAGGCAAAGAGGGGCGAAATATAAAGACTCTTGAGATGGTTTTGGGTGTTGATATTATCATAGACGATACACCAAATGCGATAATTTTAAGTAGTTTTAACCTTTATCGCCGTGCAATCGCAACAAGAGTTATAGAGCTTTTAGTCGAAGATGGTCGTATCCAGCCAGCAAGGATAGAAGAACTTCACAAAAAAGTCACAGAAGAGTTTGAACAAAGCGTGCAAGAAGAGGGTGAAAATATAGTTATTGACTTAGGATTAAATAAAATTCATCCAGAGATAGTAAAGCTAATTGGAAAACTAAAATTTCGTGCAAGCTATGGTCAAAATGCCTTGGCTCACAGCCTTGAGGTCGCACATCTTGCAGGTATCATCGCAGCTGAAACTGGCGGAGATGAAAAGCTTGCAAAAAGAGCAGGGATATTGCATGATATAGGCAAGGCATTAACGCATGAATTTGAGGGCTCGCATGTTGATCTTGGAGCAGAGGTTTGCAAGCGCTATAAAGAGCATGCGGTCGTTATAAATGCTATTTATGCGCACCATGGACACGAAGAGGCGACAAGTGTTGAGAGTGCTGCTGTATGCGCGGCAGACGCCTTAAGTGCTGCTCGTCCTGGCGCAAGGCGTGAAGTACTTGAAAGTTTTTTAAAGCGAGTTGAAGAGATAGAAAATATTGCAAAAACCAAAAATGGTATCAAACAAGCTTATGCTATAAATGCGGGTCGTGAAATTCGCGTTATCGCAAATGCCAAGCTCATAAACGATGATGAAGCTGTACTTGTTGCAAAAGAGATCGCTCAAGAGATAGAAGCGAAAGTACAGTATCCTGGCGAGATAAAGGTTAATGTCATCAGAGAAACTCGCGCCATAGACTTTGCGAAATAA
- a CDS encoding lipid-binding SYLF domain-containing protein yields the protein MKKILFILAFVVGLFGGEDLVLSSANSYQMVLRANPNAPTNALIKQSKAVIIFPSVKKIGFLVGGMGGNGVMITPVNSNEKEMYSVGISGGSFGLQVGYEDSSLVLFVLDENLVNDIKNGKFTIQADASFSFGDGGRAYNKTSDFKFTSSIYAYATNAGFFAGASFGGAVISHNDENLLQSGYAFEQLQNSLTNN from the coding sequence ATGAAAAAAATTTTATTTATCTTAGCATTTGTGGTTGGATTATTTGGCGGAGAAGACTTAGTTTTAAGCTCCGCAAATTCATATCAAATGGTACTTAGAGCAAACCCAAATGCACCTACAAATGCATTAATAAAACAATCAAAAGCAGTCATCATCTTTCCAAGCGTAAAGAAGATAGGCTTTTTGGTTGGTGGTATGGGTGGCAATGGTGTTATGATAACCCCTGTAAATTCAAACGAAAAAGAGATGTACTCAGTAGGCATAAGCGGTGGAAGCTTTGGGCTTCAAGTGGGTTACGAAGATAGCTCGCTTGTACTTTTTGTGCTTGATGAAAATTTAGTAAATGACATTAAAAATGGCAAATTTACGATACAGGCTGACGCATCATTTAGTTTTGGCGATGGTGGCAGAGCCTACAACAAAACAAGCGACTTTAAATTTACAAGTAGCATATACGCCTATGCTACAAACGCTGGCTTTTTTGCTGGAGCAAGCTTTGGCGGAGCGGTAATTAGCCATAATGACGAAAATTTACTTCAAAGCGGATATGCTTTTGAACAACTACAAAACTCACTAACAAACAACTAA
- a CDS encoding DedA family protein: MQDMLTSLSTYGYIILFVYTLGGGMVALIAAGILSHLGKMDLGVSIAIAAFSNALGDMLLFYLGRYNKDMIRPYIKNHKRKFAYSCMLMKKQGDKLLFIKKYIYGLKTLIPIAIGFTPSYSVQKFVVINILASIVWALVVGISAYYIGSTFEQISEFLGENSWIMPVFMMSLIGGIYYFLHIATRKKTKGKI, encoded by the coding sequence ATGCAAGATATGCTAACTTCGCTATCCACATATGGATACATAATACTTTTTGTTTACACTCTGGGTGGAGGTATGGTTGCTCTAATAGCCGCTGGGATACTCTCACACCTTGGAAAAATGGATCTAGGCGTCAGTATCGCTATAGCCGCCTTTTCAAACGCTCTTGGCGATATGCTTCTTTTTTATCTTGGTCGATACAACAAAGATATGATACGACCTTACATTAAAAACCATAAGCGCAAATTTGCGTATTCATGCATGCTTATGAAAAAACAAGGCGATAAGTTGCTTTTTATCAAAAAGTACATTTATGGATTAAAAACACTTATACCAATAGCCATAGGCTTTACGCCAAGCTACTCTGTGCAAAAATTTGTTGTAATAAACATTCTTGCCTCCATCGTCTGGGCTTTAGTGGTTGGAATTTCAGCTTATTATATAGGCTCAACTTTTGAGCAAATTAGCGAATTTTTGGGTGAAAATAGCTGGATTATGCCAGTTTTTATGATGAGCTTAATAGGTGGAATTTACTACTTTTTACATATTGCAACTAGAAAAAAAACAAAAGGAAAAATATGA
- a CDS encoding DUF945 family protein: MKKIFISIGVAAALLAGGNYFVSQSVEQSYKNTLKNLQAMEGVSISNDSYERGFLNSKASFDMELDQKILPILDESFGESDTNKALKINIKSDISNNLFSLINGFKSSSSIAILNGQAQEALKEVFGSNIIATAHAKSSIFDSKQDMSINLKDISFKQDLSELKTQGVKLDIVADKTKLSSGALSFDKILFSQESDNFIENSIKIELEKLNYDLAYKEPIEFKEIEYNLAPYIYDASIKNTKITVNENEVLLYDMKANGNSSYGDTSKTLFNSKDILSISKINVGGVEFKEFAIKMDIKNLHIQSVKKIIDVYSNLSEDEYEVNYEKLTPVFLELSKAKPELNLNEFSVKNAASNKLNITTNFALKESPKDINSLMDTIKFDGVLSIEPNIASFLSQFPDIASLAMMLEQLQILKTEKDIQKMTFRFEPKEQDIIINEEQRLGDLLRGF, from the coding sequence ATGAAAAAAATTTTTATATCCATAGGAGTTGCGGCTGCCTTGCTTGCTGGAGGTAACTATTTTGTTAGCCAAAGTGTTGAGCAAAGCTATAAAAATACACTTAAAAATTTACAAGCTATGGAGGGCGTAAGTATATCAAATGATAGCTATGAGCGAGGTTTTTTAAACTCAAAAGCTAGTTTTGATATGGAGCTAGATCAGAAAATTTTACCTATTTTAGATGAGAGTTTTGGTGAAAGTGATACAAATAAAGCCTTAAAGATAAATATCAAAAGCGACATTAGCAATAATTTATTTTCACTCATAAACGGCTTTAAATCTAGCTCAAGTATTGCTATTTTAAATGGTCAAGCACAAGAAGCACTAAAAGAGGTGTTTGGCTCAAACATCATCGCAACAGCTCATGCAAAAAGTAGTATATTTGATAGCAAGCAAGATATGAGCATAAATTTAAAAGATATTTCGTTTAAGCAAGATCTATCAGAGCTAAAAACACAAGGCGTGAAGCTAGATATAGTGGCGGATAAAACAAAGCTTAGCTCAGGTGCGCTTAGCTTTGATAAAATTTTATTTAGCCAAGAATCAGATAATTTTATAGAAAATAGCATAAAAATAGAGCTTGAAAAGCTAAACTATGACCTTGCCTATAAAGAGCCTATCGAGTTTAAAGAGATAGAGTATAATCTGGCTCCTTATATCTATGACGCAAGTATTAAAAACACAAAAATCACGGTAAATGAAAATGAAGTGCTTCTTTATGACATGAAAGCAAATGGTAACTCAAGCTATGGGGATACCAGTAAAACTCTTTTTAACAGCAAAGATATTTTAAGTATAAGCAAGATAAATGTTGGTGGTGTGGAGTTTAAAGAATTTGCGATAAAGATGGATATTAAAAATTTACACATACAGAGCGTTAAAAAAATCATCGATGTTTATTCAAATTTAAGCGAAGATGAGTATGAAGTAAATTATGAAAAACTTACGCCTGTATTTCTTGAGCTTTCAAAAGCAAAACCAGAGCTAAACTTAAATGAGTTTAGCGTAAAAAATGCAGCGTCAAATAAACTTAATATAACCACAAATTTTGCTTTAAAAGAGAGTCCTAAGGATATAAATAGCCTAATGGATACCATAAAATTTGATGGAGTTTTGAGTATTGAGCCAAATATAGCCAGCTTTTTGTCGCAGTTTCCAGATATCGCCAGCCTTGCTATGATGCTTGAGCAGTTGCAAATTTTAAAAACTGAAAAAGATATACAAAAAATGACATTTAGATTTGAGCCAAAAGAACAAGACATTATTATAAATGAAGAGCAAAGATTGGGCGATTTACTTCGTGGTTTTTAG
- a CDS encoding DUF3237 domain-containing protein, with protein MKKILVAILVLFGFSMLNANEISAKDVNESRLELAFMIDIEVEKPLVVGQDSEHGLRRLIYIKSGKVSGKLNGEVLPYGVDSQVVRPDGLTELTARYAIKLDDGAQIYIDNSGMRHITDPEVAKEAAKGKIVDPKHVYFATVTKFETYDAKYKWMERAIFVCYAVRLPDKVLLKFYEVK; from the coding sequence ATGAAGAAAATTCTAGTTGCCATTTTGGTCTTGTTTGGTTTTAGCATGTTAAACGCTAATGAAATTTCAGCAAAAGATGTGAACGAATCACGTTTAGAGCTTGCGTTTATGATAGATATAGAGGTTGAAAAGCCACTTGTCGTGGGTCAAGATAGCGAACATGGGCTTCGCAGGCTTATTTACATAAAAAGTGGAAAAGTAAGCGGAAAGTTAAATGGAGAAGTGCTTCCGTATGGCGTAGATAGTCAAGTCGTTAGACCTGATGGACTGACTGAGCTTACGGCAAGATATGCGATAAAACTTGATGATGGCGCGCAAATTTACATCGATAACTCAGGCATGCGCCATATCACAGACCCAGAAGTGGCAAAAGAGGCAGCTAAAGGCAAGATAGTAGATCCAAAACATGTCTATTTTGCGACTGTGACTAAGTTTGAGACTTATGATGCGAAATATAAGTGGATGGAGCGTGCGATATTTGTCTGCTACGCTGTGCGTTTGCCAGATAAAGTTTTACTAAAATTTTATGAAGTTAAATAA
- the htpG gene encoding molecular chaperone HtpG, whose translation MADKFEFQTEVNDLLNLMIHSLYSNKEIFLRELISNASDALDKLNYLCLTDEAYKSLAYTPRINISFDKEKKSLIISDNGIGMSKDDLISNLGTIARSGTKGFLQSLSGDAKKDSSLIGQFGVGFYSAFMVASSIEVTSSKALSDEAFVWSSDAKSYTIAPASKETHGTTIVLHLNDDEFADEWRVEGIIKKYSNHIPYPIFMDKSEYVAPKDGEKEGSYESKNTQINKASALWRMNKSGLKEQEYNDFYKQISHDSTDPLLHIHTKAEGKIEYSTLFYVPSTEPFDMFRVDYQSGVKLYVKRVFITDDAKELLPPFLRFVRGVIDVEDLPLNVSREILQENAIMRSVKEQSVKKILGELAKLKEKDREKYIKFYILFGKVIKEGLYGFGAEKEQILDLVMFKSSKRDGLVSLKEYKEAMKEDQKSIYYISGNNENMLRNSPLLENFKKNDIEVLIMSEEIDTIVMPMVNEFDKTPIKSISHADINDEIKADEEQAKADESKVASTLVKMREILKDDVKDVRVSSRLSDSPAVLIYDKNDPDYAMQAMLKQMGQSDLPKIKPILEINAGHEIFAKLEANELMTNDVSRLLLDMAKINEGMQIDDVAEFSKLLTKVMIKAI comes from the coding sequence ATGGCAGATAAATTTGAGTTTCAAACCGAAGTGAATGATCTGTTAAATTTGATGATTCACTCGCTTTATTCAAACAAAGAGATATTTTTACGCGAGCTTATCTCAAACGCAAGCGACGCACTGGATAAGCTAAACTATCTTTGTTTAACAGATGAAGCTTACAAAAGCCTTGCCTACACACCGCGCATCAACATAAGCTTTGATAAAGAAAAAAAGAGCTTAATCATCAGCGATAACGGTATCGGTATGAGCAAAGATGATCTTATAAGCAACCTTGGCACGATAGCAAGAAGCGGAACAAAGGGCTTTTTGCAAAGCTTAAGCGGTGATGCTAAAAAAGACAGCTCGCTCATCGGACAGTTTGGTGTGGGCTTTTATTCGGCTTTTATGGTGGCTTCAAGTATCGAAGTAACGAGCAGCAAAGCACTAAGCGATGAAGCTTTTGTGTGGAGCTCAGACGCTAAAAGCTACACTATCGCTCCCGCCAGCAAAGAGACTCACGGCACTACCATTGTTTTACACTTAAACGACGATGAGTTTGCTGATGAGTGGCGCGTGGAGGGTATCATCAAAAAGTACTCAAATCATATCCCATACCCAATTTTTATGGATAAAAGCGAGTATGTCGCGCCAAAAGACGGCGAAAAAGAGGGAAGCTATGAGAGTAAAAATACACAGATAAACAAAGCAAGTGCGCTTTGGCGTATGAATAAATCTGGTCTAAAAGAGCAAGAGTACAACGACTTTTACAAGCAAATTTCACACGATAGCACCGACCCACTCCTTCACATTCACACAAAGGCTGAGGGTAAGATAGAGTATAGCACCCTATTTTATGTGCCTAGCACAGAGCCGTTTGATATGTTTAGAGTGGATTATCAAAGCGGTGTGAAGCTCTATGTAAAGCGCGTGTTTATTACAGATGACGCGAAAGAGCTGTTGCCTCCGTTCTTGCGATTTGTGCGCGGGGTTATCGATGTAGAGGACTTACCGCTTAACGTAAGCCGTGAAATTTTACAAGAAAATGCGATAATGCGAAGTGTAAAAGAGCAAAGCGTTAAGAAAATTCTGGGCGAACTTGCCAAACTAAAAGAGAAAGATCGTGAAAAATACATAAAATTTTACATACTTTTTGGCAAAGTCATCAAAGAGGGGCTTTACGGCTTTGGCGCTGAAAAAGAGCAGATCCTTGATCTTGTGATGTTTAAATCAAGCAAACGCGACGGACTTGTGAGTCTAAAAGAGTATAAAGAGGCGATGAAAGAGGATCAAAAAAGCATATACTACATAAGTGGAAATAACGAAAATATGCTTCGCAACTCACCGCTGCTTGAAAATTTCAAGAAAAATGACATCGAAGTTTTGATAATGAGCGAGGAAATAGACACTATCGTAATGCCTATGGTAAATGAGTTTGACAAAACTCCGATAAAGTCAATCTCACACGCTGATATAAATGATGAGATAAAAGCCGATGAAGAGCAAGCAAAGGCCGATGAGAGTAAGGTGGCTAGCACGCTTGTTAAAATGCGTGAAATTTTAAAAGATGATGTTAAAGATGTGCGCGTTAGCTCTCGTCTTAGTGACTCGCCAGCGGTGCTGATTTATGACAAAAACGATCCAGACTATGCTATGCAGGCTATGCTTAAGCAAATGGGTCAAAGCGACCTGCCAAAGATCAAGCCTATCCTTGAAATAAACGCAGGGCATGAAATTTTTGCCAAACTTGAAGCAAATGAGCTTATGACAAACGATGTGTCGCGCTTGCTTTTGGATATGGCTAAGATAAATGAGGGCATGCAGATTGACGATGTGGCTGAGTTTAGTAAGCTACTTACAAAAGTGATGATAAAGGCTATATAG
- a CDS encoding fluoride efflux transporter FluC, giving the protein MLELVLVGFGGFIGAICRSLLGVALSKFSTLFPFSTLLVNILGSFAIGAILALNLSQNAKTFLVVGILGGFTTFSAFSYQSIALFSTSPFLAILNILTNVILSLLACYVGIVVFS; this is encoded by the coding sequence ATGCTTGAGCTTGTTTTAGTAGGTTTTGGTGGATTTATCGGTGCTATTTGTAGAAGTTTGCTTGGCGTTGCGCTTTCAAAGTTTTCAACACTTTTTCCATTTTCAACACTGCTTGTAAATATACTTGGCAGTTTTGCCATAGGTGCAATTTTGGCTTTAAATTTATCACAAAATGCAAAAACATTTTTGGTTGTTGGCATTCTTGGTGGCTTTACTACATTTTCAGCTTTTTCATATCAAAGCATTGCCCTGTTTTCAACATCGCCTTTTCTTGCCATCTTAAATATTCTCACCAATGTTATTTTATCACTACTTGCTTGCTATGTTGGTATTGTCGTTTTTAGTTAA
- a CDS encoding lysophospholipid acyltransferase family protein codes for MILSRIKAFYYAIEFVISVVMVVFLMWLFSSKIHAVRRFWAKTQRWLGFYSIEVVGEPKPDTQMIMINHKSMLDIVVLEEIYPKNLCWVAKKEIGDIPIIGKILSIPKMLPVDRSNPRAIVNLLKEAKDRIENDRVIAIFPEGTRAKGNKLLKFQSGAKVIADKLDLKVQSVVVVGSDIMDAKKFSFKNGKIKVIYLNQIDRSDESWLENTRSKMQAVLDIERQKTDIN; via the coding sequence ATGATATTATCAAGAATTAAGGCATTTTATTACGCTATTGAGTTTGTTATTAGCGTGGTTATGGTTGTATTTTTGATGTGGCTTTTTAGTTCTAAAATTCACGCAGTTCGCCGTTTTTGGGCAAAAACTCAACGCTGGCTCGGCTTTTATAGTATCGAAGTTGTAGGCGAGCCAAAACCTGATACGCAAATGATAATGATAAACCATAAAAGCATGCTTGATATCGTAGTTTTAGAAGAAATTTACCCCAAAAACCTCTGTTGGGTAGCCAAAAAAGAGATCGGCGATATTCCCATCATAGGCAAAATTTTAAGTATACCAAAAATGCTTCCTGTAGATCGCTCAAATCCAAGAGCAATAGTAAATTTGCTAAAAGAGGCAAAAGATCGCATAGAAAATGACCGCGTTATAGCTATATTTCCCGAAGGAACGCGTGCTAAAGGCAACAAACTTCTTAAATTTCAAAGTGGTGCAAAGGTTATAGCTGATAAACTTGACTTAAAAGTTCAGTCTGTTGTTGTAGTTGGAAGCGATATTATGGATGCTAAAAAATTTAGCTTTAAAAATGGAAAAATCAAAGTTATATATCTAAATCAGATAGATCGCAGTGATGAGTCTTGGTTGGAAAATACTCGTAGCAAAATGCAAGCCGTACTTGATATCGAGCGTCAAAAAACTGATATAAACTAA
- a CDS encoding SH3 domain-containing protein, with protein sequence MLKLLSALLLALSLHAEPSIFDEPREDKFVNKNSQDENKKRQNDAMLERNMQRKMGIGVSAEQLKNIAPTDEQYLNLPDSQVYETVKKREVTLKTVSIPKSVFVGEIFELKLSVNPQSELEYIFETKVDESNVKWLNPKNTEWVKQSDGSYVALFFLQGKNEDAKSTKIELNLKRNGEIYHSGTMNLFLPKFKDLRARSDFSGVVADSLVVKKFKTTKFDETSLIMIVEMDAKNVDLASFNLPDKTLLKQGIDNVAGDFANQSGYFFAVFKPNKNSLDFSYYNLKSSKFESFSLPVSVEDDDVSTQIGLNPKQSEFITYKNIVLYGFSALFLVLSVVRRKVSYFIATALFVAASIYSYNPFSKGTLKPNASVKILPTTKSTIFYTSTTSESIEILNERTDYYKILFTDGKIGWVKKDDIIKN encoded by the coding sequence AGATAAATTTGTTAATAAAAACTCCCAAGATGAGAACAAAAAAAGACAAAATGATGCCATGCTTGAGCGCAATATGCAAAGAAAAATGGGTATCGGTGTCTCTGCTGAACAACTAAAAAATATCGCCCCCACGGACGAGCAGTATCTAAATTTGCCTGATTCTCAAGTTTATGAAACTGTTAAAAAGCGCGAAGTGACACTAAAAACCGTAAGCATTCCAAAAAGTGTCTTTGTTGGAGAAATTTTTGAGTTAAAACTTAGTGTTAATCCTCAAAGTGAGCTTGAATACATCTTTGAAACTAAAGTTGATGAGAGTAATGTTAAATGGCTAAATCCTAAAAATACCGAGTGGGTAAAACAAAGTGATGGTAGCTATGTCGCTCTGTTTTTTTTACAAGGCAAAAATGAAGATGCAAAATCTACAAAGATAGAGCTAAATTTAAAGCGAAATGGTGAGATATATCATAGTGGCACGATGAATCTATTTTTGCCAAAATTTAAAGACTTGCGAGCTAGGAGCGATTTTTCTGGTGTTGTGGCTGATAGCTTGGTTGTTAAAAAATTTAAAACAACCAAATTTGATGAAACTAGCCTTATAATGATAGTCGAGATGGATGCTAAAAATGTTGATCTTGCATCGTTTAATTTACCTGATAAAACGCTGCTAAAACAAGGTATAGATAATGTTGCGGGTGATTTTGCAAACCAGAGTGGTTACTTTTTTGCTGTTTTTAAGCCTAATAAAAACTCGCTTGATTTTAGTTATTATAACCTTAAAAGCTCAAAATTTGAGAGTTTTTCTCTGCCAGTAAGTGTTGAAGATGATGATGTTAGTACGCAAATTGGACTAAACCCAAAACAAAGTGAATTTATTACCTATAAAAATATCGTTCTTTACGGTTTTTCGGCACTATTTTTAGTGCTTTCAGTCGTGCGAAGAAAGGTCAGTTACTTTATAGCTACAGCACTTTTTGTTGCAGCCAGTATATACTCATATAACCCATTTAGCAAAGGTACGCTAAAGCCAAATGCAAGTGTGAAAATCTTACCAACTACAAAATCCACGATCTTTTATACATCTACGACTAGCGAAAGTATTGAGATACTAAATGAGCGAACAGATTATTATAAAATTTTATTTACAGATGGTAAAATAGGCTGGGTAAAAAAAGATGATATTATCAAGAATTAA